The Coffea arabica cultivar ET-39 chromosome 3c, Coffea Arabica ET-39 HiFi, whole genome shotgun sequence genome contains a region encoding:
- the LOC113735284 gene encoding uncharacterized protein produces the protein MFILVLHTLAPSFPPKVCASDFAEEAASLFKWKSNFANKDSSLFISWNVPPTKAKNSSSPCTWAGVSCNVDGSVNRLNLTNSSVNSTLYDFPFSSLPNLEYVDLSMNELFGSIPAQIGNLSKLIYLDFSFNQLSREIPPEIGLLRNLQVLHLRQNHLSGPIPEELSHLVYLTEVDLNTNNINGTIPSSLANLVNLTYLSLYGNLLSGSIPPEIGNLSNLVTAFLSSNLLTGSIPPDLGNLNKLETLFLFQNNLSGSIPVELGQLKPLQILSLFGNNLIGTIPTSLGNLTNLTVLHLYDNQLSGSIPEELGNLELLTDLELDRNELRGSIPKSFGDLSNLESLFLRENQLSGSIPEELGKLAKLAVMEMDTNQFSGHLPEHLCQNGTLQNFTVSNNRLTGPIPISLKNCSSLFRARFQGNQLTGNLSEMFGIYPNLNFMDLSNNEFYGGISGNWGRCPNLAALFLADNHITGWIPSELGNASQLHVLDLSSNDFTGEIPKQVMMLASMLKLNLQNNQLFGNIPEEVGQLKNLLYLDLSGNFLHGSIPENFGDFQQLFYLNLSNNNLSQQIPPQMGELTRLSILDLSHNYITGEIPSEFGSLQSLEILDLSHNYLSGFLPKALAELPGSLHINISFNNFEGPIPYGKAFKNITIEELRGNKGLCGNITGLQVCESPRLSRKHVKGKGFKLVLVIVLPLLGSLLLLCAFFGALKVCRQRKRKTTENVEDADLFSITTYDGKAMYREIIKATEEFSEIFCIGEGGFGSVYKSILPPSNLVAVKRLHLLPEKVYFNSFLNEIRALTNIKHRNIVKLYGFCSTSKHSFLVSEYLERGSLAKIFSADEEAKELDWEKRVNIIKGVAHALSYMHHDCTPSIVHRDISSNNVLLDSEYEARLSDFGTAKFLRKDSSNWTTLAGTLGYVAPELAYTMRVTEKCDVYSFGILTLETIKGTHPGDIVANLMSSTPGNIELKDLLDQRLPHPTEETEKILIPTIKLAKACLHVNPESRPTMHMISSLLSVGAPCRQQAGKY, from the exons atgtttattttagTGCTACATACACTAGCCCCATCATTTCCTCCCAAAGTTTGTGCATCAGATTTTGCTGAAGAGGCCGCTTCACTCTTCAAATGGAAATCCAATTTTGCAAACAAGGATAGTTCCCTCTTCATTTCGTGGAATGTACCGCCAACCAAAGCCAAGAATTCTTCCAGCCCCTGCACTTGGGCTGGTGTTTCATGCAATGTTGATGGAAGTGTCAACAGATTGAACCTCACAAATTCCAGTGTCAACTCTACACTCTATGACTTCCCATTTTCATCCTTGCCAAATCTTGAATATGTTGATCTGTCGATGAATGAGCTTTTTGGCAGCATACCAGCCCAGATTGGCAATCTCTCCAAGCTCATTTATCTCGATTTCTCGTTCAATCAGCTGTCACGAGAAATCCCACCCGAAATTGGGTTGTTACGAAATCTTCAAGTCCTCCATCTGAGACAAAATCACTTGTCTGGTCCAATTCCTGAGGAATTAAGCCATTTAGTCTATCTTACTGAGGTTGATTTGAATACCAATAATATCAATGGCACAATTCCATCTTCCTTGGCAAATTTGGTTAACTTGACATACTTGTCTTTGTATGGAAACCTATTATCTGGTTCCATTCCTCCAGAAATAGGAAACTTATCCAATCTTGTCACTGCTTTTTTGAGCTCTAACCTTCTAACAGGTTCAATTCCACCTGATCTAGGTAACCTCAATAAGTTGGAGACCTTGTTCCTTTTCCAAAACAATCTGTCCGGTTCCATTCCAGTTGAGTTAGGGCAGTTGAAACCACTTCAAATTTTGAGCTTGTTCGGAAATAATCTCATTGGCACAATTCCAACATCACTGGGTAATCTGACAAATTTGACTGTCCTCCATCTCTATGATAACCAACTCTCAGGCTCAATTCCTGAAGAGTTGGGCAACCTAGAGCTACTTACAGATTTGGAACTAGACAGGAATGAACTGAGGGGTTCTATTCCTAAATCATTTGGTGATCTGAGCAACCTGGAATCTCTGTTTCTGCGTGAAAACCAACTTTCTGGTTCCATTCCAGAGGAGCTTGGGAAGTTGGCAAAGTTGGCTGTGATGGAAATGGATACAAATCAATTCTCTGGTCATCTGCCGGAACATCTTTGCCAAAATGGAACACTTCAAAACTTCACGGTAAGCAACAACAGGCTGACCGGTCCAATCCCTATAAGCTTGAAAAATTGCTCGAGTTTATTTAGAGCTCGATTTCAGGGAAACCAGCTGACTGGGAACCTGTCAGAGATGTTTGGTATCTACCCCAACTTGAATTTCATGGATCTTAGCAACAATGAATTCTATGGCGGAATTTCTGGCAACTGGGGTAGATGCCCAAACTTGGCAGCACTTTTTCTCGCCGACAATCACATCACAGGTTGGATCCCTTCAGAGCTGGGAAATGCATCTCAACTTCATGTACTTGATTTGTCTTCCAATGACTTTACTGGGGAAATTCCAAAGCAAGTTATGATGCTGGCTTCTATGCTCAAACTAAATCTACAAAATAACCAACTTTTTGGCAATATACCTGAAGAAGTAGGTCAGCTCAAAAATCTGCTTTATCTTGACCTGTCAGGAAATTTCTTGCATGGATCTATCCCagaaaattttggagatttCCAGCAATTGTTTTACCTGAATTTGAGCAACAACAACTTGAGTCAACAGATTCCACCTCAGATGGGTGAGTTAACTCGACTTTCTATCTTGGATCTGAGTCATAATTACATCACAGGAGAAATACCATCTGAGTTCGGAAGTTTACAGAGTCTAGAGATATTGGATCTTTCCCATAATTACCTCTCGGGTTTCCTTCCAAAGGCTTTGGCAGAGCTGCCTGGTTCTTTGCATATTAACATATCTTTCAATAACTTTGAGGGTCCAATTCCTTACGGCAAAGCCTTTAAAAATATCACCATAGAAGAACTGAGGGGAAACAAAGGTTTGTGTGGCAATATTACTGGTTTACAAGTATGTGAAAGTCCTCGATTGAGTAGAAAGCATGTAAAGGGTAAGGGGTTCAAACTTGTTCTTGTAATTGTGCTCCCTCTTCTAGGATCACTCTTACTTCTTTGTGCATTCTTTGGAGCTCTTAAAGTTTGtcgacaaagaaaaagaaagaccaCAGAGAATGTCGAGGATGCTGATTTGTTTTCCATAACCACCTATGATGGCAAAGCAATGTACCGAGAAATTATAAAAGCAACAGAAGAGTTTAGCGAAATATTCTGCATAGGGGAGGGAGGTTTTGGAAGTGTGTACAAATCAATTCTTCCGCCTTCTAACTTAGTAGCTGTAAAGAGACTTCATCTGTTGCCCGAGAAGGTGTACTTCAACAGTTTCTTGAACGAGATAAGAGCCTTGACAAACATCAAGCATAGAAACATTGTGAAACTCTATGGTTTCTGCTCAACTTCCAAACACTCCTTTTTGGTCTCCGAGTACCTTGAGCGAGGTAGCTTGGCCAAAATTTTTAGCGCGGATGAAGAAGCCAAGGAACTAGACTGGGAAAAGAGGGTGAACATCATCAAAGGCGTGGCTCATGCCCTATCTTACATGCATCATGATTGCACGCCTTCAATAGTTCATCGAGACATATCAAGTAACAATGTTTTGCTTGATTCAGAATATGAGGCTCGTCTTTCAGACTTCGGCACTGCTAAATTTCTCAGGAAGGACTCATCCAATTGGACTACTCTTGCTGGCACACTTGGATATGTTGCACCAG AGCTTGCCTATACAATGAGAGTCACTGAAAAATGTGATGTCTATAGCTTTGGAATCTTGACATTGGAAACAATCAAAGGGACGCACCCTGGTGACATAGTTGCCAATCTAATGTCTTCAACACCTGGAAACATAGAACTCAAGGACTTGTTGGATCAGAGACTTCCGCATCCCACGGAAGAAACTGAAAAGATTCTGATACCCACCATCAAACTAGCAAAGGCGTGTTTACATGTGAATCCAGAATCTAGGCCTACTATGCATATGATTTCTAGTTTGTTATCTGTTGGTGCACCATGTCGCCAACAAGCAGGTAAGTATTAG